A window of the Ogataea parapolymorpha DL-1 chromosome V, whole genome shotgun sequence genome harbors these coding sequences:
- a CDS encoding peptidyl-tRNA hydrolase has translation MFVRFVRFYSRSIWPPLRADSGLLKYFNVTYARSSGPGGQHVNRTESKAVLRLSAKGWQSARGTWVDPALFDQLMANYNDKNCPESKRFPYFTNAGDVLIMSDSTRYRQKNVMECLEKFVSAVQRCGEPRKETDEATLERWEDLRKKEKEARVQAKRKLKDKKNARRKIKIEL, from the coding sequence ATGTTTGTGAGGTTTGTGCGGTTTTACAGCCGAAGTATCTGGCCTCCATTGCGAGCTGATTCGGGCCTGCTGAAGTATTTCAATGTGACATACGCAAGGTCATCAGGGCCAGGTGGCCAGCATGTGAATAGGACGGAGTCGAAGGCTGTTCTTCGTCTTTCTGCTAAGGGGTGGCAGAGTGCTCGAGGGACCTGGGTCGATCCAGCCCTTTTTGACCAACTGATGGCTAATTACAACGACAAAAACTGCCCAGAATCCAAACGATTTCCCTACTTTACAAATGCGGGCGATGTGCTCATTATGAGCGACTCCACCAGATACAGACAGAAGAACGTGATGGAGTGCCTGGAGAAATTTGTGAGCGCGGTGCAGAGGTGTGGAGAACCAAGGAAGGAGACCGACGAGGCGACGCTGGAGCGGTGGGAGGATTTGCGTaaaaaggagaaggaggcGCGAGTACAAGCGAAGCGCAAActgaaggacaagaagaacgcGCGTcgcaaaatcaagatcGAATTGTAA
- a CDS encoding Peroxisomal membrane protein PEX11, protein MVCDTITYHPTLTKLINFLETNNGRDKLLRTLQYVTKLLAYYLLRTGSSVNNYYLVRRLQDLFTLSRKPLRALKPLKHLKALSVTVDNELGDGYTKLFESVKQASYSLYYGFDTVQWLKMLGLLRNRNGKLLVKVEQVCSFFWLVALVSGLLQNVRQLRVSYLRKQELLKELASGDDQDPLDKRGNLEKQKETLDTQNAQLYKAKRDLVIHALNSLVAINGLSQKRVNNGVAGGAGVITSILQLQDLWNATSTAESSVI, encoded by the coding sequence ATGGTTTGCGACACGATAACATATCATCCGACTCTCACGAAActcatcaatttcctcgAGACAAACAATGGCCGTGACAAGCTGCTCAGAACGCTGCAATATGTGACGAAGTTGCTGGCTTACTATCTGCTAAGGACAGGCTCCAGCGTGAACAACTACTATCTCGTGAGAAGACTGCAGGACTTGTTCACGCTCAGTAGAAAGCCGTTGAGAGCCCTGAAGCCGCTGAAACACCTCAAGGCGCTCTCGGTGACTgtcgacaacgagctcggCGACGGATATAcgaagctgtttgagagcGTCAAACAAGCCAGCTACTCGTTGTACTACGGGTTCGATACTGTGCAATGGCTCAAGATGCTAGGATTGCTGCGGAACAGAAACGGCAAACTGCTCGTGAAGGTTGAGCAAGTGTGTagcttcttctggctcGTGGCTCTGGTTTCGGGTCTTTTGCAGAACGTCAGACAACTCAGAGTGTCGTATCTGAGAAAACaagagctgctcaaagagctggcCTCAGGCGACGACCAGGATCCACTGGACAAGAGAGGCAACCTTGAGAAGCAGAAAGAGACCCTCGACACCCAGAATGCCCAGCTCTACAAGGCAAAGAGGGACCTGGTGATCCATGCTCTCAACAGCCTGGTGGCCATCAACGGCCTCAGCCAGAAACGTGTCAACAATGGTGTTGCAGGCGGCGCTGGCGTGATCACTAGTATTTTGCAGCTCCAAGACCTGTGGAACGCCACTAGCACGGCCGAGTCTTCTGTGATATGA
- a CDS encoding Alpha N-terminal protein methyltransferase 1, which translates to MEPDQTNIDAQIDYDAAIRYWSGVEPSVDGVLGGFGESTSVPKADIVGSMTFIRKLKSRFSTEPGKISYGLDFGAGIGRVTRDFLHKVCDKVDLLEPVKPFVDQMYRELAPLAEQGKIGEIYQIPMQEWVPQEHGKYSLLWCQWCCGHLPDDAFLVWLDRCKDALQEDGLLVIKENNVNGDDDVYDPEDSSKTRSDKNFRRLFEKAGWKLIATDLQKGVPKELYPIRMYALKK; encoded by the coding sequence ATGGAACCCGATCAGACTAATATTGACGCACAGATAGATTACGACGCCGCTATTCGGTACTGGAGCGGGGTGGAACCGTCTGTGGATGGCGTGCTGGGTGGCTTCGGAGAATCCACGAGCGTGCCCAAGGCCGACATAGTCGGCTCGATGACTTTCATCCGCAAACTGAAGTCGCGCTTTTCGACCGAGCCCGGTAAGATCAGCTACGGGCTGGATTTCGGTGCAGGCATTGGACGAGTCACAAGAGATTTCCTGCACAAGGTTTGCGACAAGgtggatctgctggagcCCGTGAAGCCATTCGTCGACCAAATGTACAGAGAGCTGGCTCCGCTGGCAGAACAGGGTAAGATCGGCGAAATCTACCAGATCCCAATGCAGGAGTGGGTCCCACAGGAACACGGTAAGTACTCTCTTCTGTGGTGTCAGTGGTGTTGCGGCCATCTGCCGGACGATGCGTTCCTCGTTTGGCTTGATCGGTGTAAGGATGCGTTGCAGGAGGACGGACTGCTGGTgatcaaagaaaacaacGTGAAtggagacgacgacgtTTACGACCCGGAGGATTCGAGCAAGACACGCTCCGACAAGAATTTCCGGCGGCTGTTTGAAAAGGCCGGCTGGAAGCTGATAGCTACGGATCTACAAAAAGGAGTGCCTAAAGAGCTATATCCGATCAGAATGTATGCATTAAAGAAATAA
- a CDS encoding Subunit of the Ssh1 translocon complex — MSGIRLLDLAKPFVSLLPEVEYPYQKIEFDEKIVYTIASVAVYLLAGLPLSNVAHDRIADPFGWLRVPFASQAGTALEFGLLPVVTAGFLWQILAGFKIIKINFESRSDRELFQSWQKLTAVLIALVYAVLLSFAGYFDPVDQFTSQATLPIWSKLTYIVQLTFMALITALLVELLDKGYGFGPGILAIITVSSSTQFVTSFLGFTTTLTARGFESHGALIQLIRNLKNKPFGLAIYDAFTRDNLANLTQIYVTLAALAAGVYFGNFRVEVPIKSAKVRSMASVYPIKLLYCGALPLLFTYAVLYNLNIIGFALTRIFSTVPYVQYIGSWKLDEFNFSTYNLTSGLLYFVSASPKGASPLHYLVRPVTFSLFVIVVSTVFSKLWSNISGSSGKDIAKQFKEQDITLIGHRDTAVGKELGKIIPVASTTGALIVSVVVCAVEALGFSAGLAVGALIGLLCALTLLESVMTEYQQSGGMASQFGQMFQQR; from the exons ATGAGTGGCA TCCGTTTATTGGACCTTGCTAAACCTTTTGTCTCGCTTCTTCCTGAAGTCGAGTATCCTTATCAGAAAATCGAGTTTGATGAGAAAATCGTTTACACCATCGCCTCGGTCGCTGTATACTTGCTTGCTGGTCTTCCACTGAGCAACGTGGCCCACGACCGCATTGCCGACCCATTTGGCTGGCTGCGGGTTCCCTTTGCTTCTCAGGCGGGAACAGCACTGGAGTTTGGGCTATTGCCCGTCGTCACGGCCGGTTTCCTGTGGCAGATTCTTGCGGGAttcaaaatcatcaaaatcaacttCGAGTCCAGATCTGATAGAGAGCTGTTCCAGTCTTGGCAGAAATTGACCGCGGTGTTGATCGCCCTGGTCTACGCTGTGTTGCTCTCGTTTGCTGGCTACTTCGACCCTGTCGACCAATTCACCTCGCAAGCAACGTTGCCTATTTGGAGCAAGCTGACCTACATTGTCCAGTTGACGTTCATGGCGCTCATCACCGCTCTTTTGGTGGAACTTCTGGACAAGGGGTACGGCTTTGGCCCGGGCATTCTGGCAATTATTACtgtctcgtcctccacCCAGTTCGTCACCTCATTCCTTGGATTCACCACCACTCTCACCGCCAGAGGCTTTGAGTCCCATGGTGCCTTGATTCAATTGATCAGAAACCTCAAAAACAAGCCTTTTGGGCTAGCCATCTACGATGCGTTCACTAGAGACAATCTGGCCAACCTGACCCAGATTTACGTCACTCTAGCGGCCCTGGCTGCCGGTGTGTACTTTGGCAACTTCAGAGTTGAGGTGCCTATCAAGTCCGCTAAAGTCAGATCGATGGCCTCGGTGTACCCAATCAAGCTGCTCTACTGCGGAGCATTGCCTCTGCTGTTCACCTACGCCGTGCTTTACAACCTTAACATTATTGGGTTCGCCCTTACCAGAATCTTCAGCACCGTGCCGTACGTGCAATATATCGGCAGCTGGAAAttggacgagttcaacTTCTCCACCTACAATTTGACTTCGGGCCTCCTCTACTTTGTCTCTGCCTCTCCTAAGGGCGCTTCGCCATTGCACTATCTTGTTAGACCGGTCACGTTTTCTCTATTTGTCATTGTTGTGTCTACGGTTTTCTCTAAATTGTGGAGCAACATTTCAGGCTCCTCCGGCAAAGACATTGCCAAACAGTTTAAGGAGCAGGATATCACTCTCATTGGCCATAGAGACACGGCAGTTGGAAAAGAGCTCGGAAAAATTATTCCGGTGGCTTCCACCACGGGTGCTTTGATTGTGTCGGTGGTTGTGTGCGCTGTCGAGGCCCTTGGATTCTCTGCTGGCCTTGCTGTTGGAGCACTGATTGGCTTGTTGTGCGCTCTGACGCTCTTGGAAAGCGTTATGACCGAGTACCAGCAGTCCGGGGGAATGGCCTCACAGTTTGGACAGATGTTCCAGCAACGTTAA
- a CDS encoding Vesicular-fusion protein SEC18: MEKLPFRRHAAPAARSLVVKNSPDNEIAKSNCVAVSPQDFQDGSYVICDGKFVFSCVATTKCMPGTIGLSGNQRFWGSWSTDQTIAVAPYDLFQSNGKKGAYLGTLNVEINFWNRNRANNIQFDPDEMSEAFVHRFDTQILQPSQILLFEFKGNYFEIKILSSQVIDLGEVQLQDVPTSTDIMNKGICVKQTKVNFFKGSDGLVNLKASSTRPNSDAIIRPDFKFEDMGIGGLDKEFTSIFRRAFASRIFPPGLIEKLGIQHVKGMLLYGPPGTGKTLIARQIGKMLNAKEPKIVNGPEILSKYVGSSEENIRNLFKDAEAEYKQKGDSSSLHIIIFDELDSVFKQRGSRGDGTGVADNVVNQLLAKMDGVDQLNNILVIGMTNRRDLIDEALLRPGRFEVQVEIHLPDAAGRKQILEIKTKKMKENGSLGKDVDLEKLAELTKNFSGAELEGLIKSATSFALNQHIKVGTVGEITGDLENTVLDMSCFLSALDEVKPAFGVHEEDLHDCIKGGILKYSPKIDHIIHRVQRALEQTQSSENFNFSSLLLYGPPGSGKTALASYLGLNSKFPFIRIITADEMIGMSESAKVQFIDNTFRDAYKSPLNVLIVDDIEALIDFVPIGPRFSSVILRALMSRLKKSPPEGHRLIVLATSSNHELLKSLDVLNCFNDEILVNNLTSLQELYSVMELTSFGKGSEERKDIIYKLKSAFGSEAINVPIKKVLFNIDTAKFGSSPADEFVQLMVESQH, translated from the coding sequence ATGGAAAAACTACCCTTTAGAAGACACGCTGCGCCCGCCGCGCGCAGCCTCGTGGTCAAGAACTCGCCCGACAACGAGATTGCCAAGTCCAATTGCGTGGCTGTGTCCCCACAGGACTTCCAGGACGGTAGCTATGTGATCTGCGACGGCAAATTCGTGTTCAGTTGCGTCGCCACCACCAAATGCATGCCCGGCACCATAGGACTCAGCGGAAACCAAAGGTTTTGGGGGTCCTGGTCCACAGACCAAACGATCGCGGTGGCTCCGTACGACCTGTTCCAATCCAATGGCAAGAAGGGGGCCTATCTAGGCACATTGAACGTGGAGATCAACTTTTGGAACAGAAATCGCGCAAACAACATACAGTTTGACCCCGATGAGATGAGCGAAGCCTTTGTGCACCGATTTGACACTCAGATTTTGCAGCCGTCGCAGATCCTCTTGTTCGAGTTCAAAGGCAACTATTTTGAGATCAAGATCCTTTCCTCGCAGGTCATCGATTTGGGAGAAGTCCAGTTGCAAGATGTGCCCACTTCCACAGACATAATGAACAAAGGTATCTGCGTGAAACAGACGAAAGTGAATTTCTTCAAAGGCTCGGACGGACTAGTCAATTTAAAGGCCTCCAGCACGCGCCCCAACTCTGACGCTATCATCCGCCCAGACTTTAAGTTCGAGGATATGGGCATTGGAGGTCTTGACAAAGAGTTCACCTCGATTTTCCGCAGAGCGTTTGCTTCGCGTATATTCCCTCCCGGTTTAatcgagaagctgggaATCCAGCACGTCAAGGGTATGTTGTTGTATGGTCCTCCAGGTACTGGTAAAACTTTGATTGCACGTCAAATCGGAAAGATGCTGAACGCCAAAGAGCCCAAAATTGTTAATGGTCCAGAGATATTGTCGAAATATGTCGGCTCTTCCGAGGAGAACATTAGAAACCTATTTAAGGATGCAGAGGCCGAGTACAAACAGAAAGGCGACAGTTCGTCTCTTCACATCATcatttttgacgagctggactctgttttcaagcagcGTGGCTCGCGTGGAGACGGCACGGGAGTGGCCGACAATGTGgtgaaccagctgcttgctAAGATGGACGGTgtggaccagctgaacaACATCTTGGTCATTGGTATGACCAACAGAAGAGACTTGATTGACGAAGCGCTGCTCAGACCGGGCAGATTCGAAGTTCAAGTGGAGATCCATCTGCCGGACGCCGCGGGCAGAAAACAGATCCTGGAAATCAAGACTAAGAAAATGAAGGAGAACGGATCTTTGGGTAAAGATGTCGACCTCGAGAAGCTTGCAGAGCTGACTAAGAACTTCTCCGGAGCAGAACTGGAAGGTCTGATCAAGTCAGCCACCTCTTTTGCCTTGAACCAGCACATCAAAGTGGGCACTGTTGGAGAGATTACCGGCGATCTAGAGAACACTGTTCTAGATATGAGTTGTTTCCTGAGCGCCTTGGATGAGGTCAAGCCTGCATTTGGTGTCCACGAAGAGGACCTGCACGACTGCATCAAGGGGGGCATTCTCAAGTATTCTCCTAAAATCGACCATATCATCCACCGTGTGCAAAGGGCCCTGGAGCAGACGCAGAGCTCTGAAAATTTCAATTTCTCGTCCCTGCTGCTGTACGGTCCTCCTGGATCCGGTAAGACTGCTTTGGCTTCCTACCTTGGGCTCAACTCAAAGTTTCCATTCATTAGAATTATCACTGCTGATGAAATGATTGGCATGTCCGAATCTGCCAAGGTCCAGTTCATCGATAACACATTCAGAGATGCGTACAAATCGCCATTGAATGTGTTGATTGTTGACGACATCGAGGCGCTGATTGACTTTGTGCCGATCGGGCCTAGATTTTCCTCTGTGATCCTAAGAGCTCTGATGTCGAGACTAAAAAAGTCACCGCCAGAAGGCCACAGACTCATTGTGTTGGCCACTTCTTCCAATCATGAACTGCTCAAAAGCCTCGACGTGCTCAATTGTTTCAATGACGAGATTCTTGTCAACAACCTCACCAGTCTCCAGGAGTTGTACTCCGTTATGGAACTGACATCTTTTGGAAAAGGTTCcgaagaaagaaaagacaTCATCTACAAGCTGAAGTCTGCATTCGGCAGCGAGGCAATCAACGTGCCAATCAAAAAGGTACTCTTCAACATCGATACAGCTAAATTTGGCAGCAGCCCGGCAGACGAGTTCGTCCAGCTCATGGTTGAAAGCCAACACTAA
- a CDS encoding Eukaryotic initiation factor 4F subunit p150, with product MSNPNSVPPTGNAHHHYNSNYHKNRRNNGSYSSYNQSHPQPPYYQQQGWTGYMTQPYQAAAPGYAYSYYAPPPQGVPGGAYYAPPPPGAIAISPTLPNSATHTPVTKPVNLSIKNKNGEAVQFNKGHSKTASLSSSSSSSTPVLSKVNASLPAVPPSTSSTASVPMSPSKPDASPAKPAQPEVKKANEEFKAKFLEQLRLKNSKATSEKKEEKSQPTKEVEKESKPDATSEKSETPKELPQEISKEAPKPVEKPEISKEEPKEPAKPTVPTAFVEQQKEVTKEIEKIGETKEIEETQPESKQAEKPDELQAVPESPIESIQPKPVAASAPSVDEGKEEAQPTPVKEEPINAVSEQTEGPESSPVADSQEDTKDETAETLEAASPGIDKTFDMTRFFAQISKATPIKDIYAFPYKEGQEKPDPRLQNAPKNKYSPPFLLQFQPVCQFPVDDEWDAKVRSIIDLVGAKKESRDRGFSRSGSQFGRGGAGSSNAMPRSATLRGEFGSRNGSRGGSKKKMGLGSREKSQRQGSKKPRRLDDDRDNRDEETEAAKQAAEVKPLEKSANRWVPRSQRNKEKEVRYAPDGVTVILEEDDVDAKVKSHLNKLTLDNFDTISAEIIKIANQAQWEDDVKTLKQVIELTFAKACDEHLWSSVYAKLCLTLCTDISEDVEDKSQPRPEQVPKRVYSSGLVRKLLLSRCQAEYEKGWSDKLPTNEDGTPLEPEMMSDEYYKLAAAKRRGLGLVRFIGELYYLNLLSEKIIIKCLVDQLSDSDSPSEDTLETLTQLLTTTGAKLDSSNRGPLDFAFEKINHIINNCQLSSRIKFKLMDLCDLRANRWADAKTNAGPKTIAEIHQEAEAKRLQEERDAIRRRKADPRSGSSRSNSSRSNSKWGNSNQISSNDISKVGVVRNSSERSLGPFNKQKSKLSSSKLSQQQFTTVPSAGSGNSSGASSGQKGAGTPPDEPREASRNIFAALGDHEDEDSDREAEDHEPEPEHEGADISSAHHEGISAAADPESQA from the coding sequence ATGTCGAATCCAAATAGCGTTCCGCCTACAGGGAACGCGCATCACCATTACAACTCCAATTACCACAAGAACAGGAGAAACAATGGCAGTTACAGTAGTTACAACCAGTCACATCCACAACCTCCATATTATCAGCAGCAAGGTTGGACAGGATATATGACCCAGCCATATCAGGCGGCCGCACCTGGTTATGCTTACAGTTACTACGCACCACCTCCGCAAGGAGTTCCAGGAGGAGCGTACTACGCGCCGCCGCCACCGGGTGCTATTGCTATCAGCCCTACGCTGCCGAACTCAGCGACCCACACCCCGGTGACAAAACCCGTCAACCTGAGTATCAAAAATAAGAACGGTGAGGCTGTTCAATTCAATAAAGGCCACTCCAAAACTGCATCTTTgtcatcttcatcgtcgtcctccacGCCCGTTCTGTCCAAAGTTAACGCCTCATTGCCTGCTGTTCCGCCGTCAACCAGCTCAACGGCGTCTGTGCCGATGTCACCAAGCAAACCGGATGCTTCCCCAGCAAAGCCGGCTCAGCCAGAGGTGAAGAAGGCAAATGAGGAATTCAAGGCCAAGTTCCTGGAGCAACTGAGGCTCAAAAACTCTAAAGCTACTTcagagaaaaaggaggagaagTCGCAACCGACAAAAGAAGTCGAAAAAGAATCCAAGCCTGATGCAACCTCTGAAAAAAGTGAAACCCCTAAGGAACTACCTCAAGAGATTTCCAAGGAAGCTCCAAAACCGGTCGAGAAACCTGAAATTTCCAAGGAAGAGCCAAAGGAGCCTGCTAAGCCTACCGTGCCAACTGCATTTGTTGAGCAACAAAAGGAGGTTACcaaggagatcgagaagaTTGGGGAGACCAAGGAAATTGAGGAGACTCAACCAGAATCCAAGCAAGCTGAGAAACCCGATGAGCTTCAGGCTGTCCCAGAATCTCCTATTGAGTCAATTCAGCCTAAACCTGTTGCAGCAAGCGCCCCCTCTGTAGACGAGGGAAAAGAAGAGGCACAACCTACACCTGTGAAGGAAGAACCAATAAATGCTGTTTCTGAACAAACAGAAGGCCCCGAGTCTTCTCCTGTCGCAGACAGCCAAGAGGATACCAAAGATGAGACAGCTGAGACATTAGAAGCTGCTTCTCCAGGTATAGACAAGACATTCGATATGACCCGCTTTTTCGCTCAAATTTCAAAAGCTACTCCAATCAAAGACATCTATGCCTTCCCCTACAAAGAGGGACAAGAGAAGCCTGATCCTAGATTGCAAAATGCTCCTAAGAATAAGTACAGTCCGCCATTCTTACTTCAATTCCAGCCGGTCTGTCAGTTTCCTGTTGATGACGAATGGGATGCCAAAGTGAGGTCGATCATTGATTTGGTTGGTGCCAAAAAAGAATCACGCGATCGCGGATTCTCTAGATCTGGAAGTCAGTTTGGAAGAGGCGGGGCAGGTTCGTCGAATGCTATGCCAAGAAGTGCCACCCTTAGAGGTGAATTTGGATCCAGAAACGGTTCGAGAGGCGGTTCTAAAAAGAAGATGGGTCTCGGGTCTCGTGAAAAGAGTCAAAGACAAGGATCCAAGAAGCCTAGAAGATTGGATGACGATAGGGACAACAGAGACGAGGAGACCGAAGCTGCCaagcaagctgctgaggTCAAGCCGCTGGAAAAGTCTGCTAATAGATGGGTTCCAAGATCacaaagaaacaaagaaaaagaggttCGTTACGCTCCAGATGGTGTCACTGTGATATTAGAAGAAGATGATGTGGATGCCAAGGTCAAATCGCACTTAAACAAGTTGACGTTGGATAACTTCGATACTATTTCCGCTGAAATCATCAAGATCGCCAACCAAGCGCAATGGGAAGATGACGTCAAGACATTGAAGCAAGTCATTGAACTCACTTTCGCCAAGGCTTGTGACGAGCACTTGTGGTCTTCTGTTTACGCAAAACTGTGTTTGACGCTTTGTACAGATATTTCTGAAGACGTTGAGGATAAATCTCAGCCTCGGCCAGAACAAGTTCCAAAACGTGTCTACTCCTCTGGATTGGTTCGGAAGTTGTTGTTGTCTAGATGTCAAGCAGAATACGAAAAGGGCTGGTCTGATAAATTGCCAACCAACGAGGACGGTACTCCATTAGAGCCAGAGATGATGTCTGATGAATACTATAAGTTGGCAGCGGCCAAGAGAAGAGGTTTGGGACTTGTCAGGTTCATTGGTGAGCTGTACTACCTAAACTTGCTTTCGGAAAAGATTATCATCAAGtgtcttgttgatcagctttCCGACTCCGACTCTCCAAGTGAGGACACTTTGGAGACTTTGACACAACTATTGACAACAACTGGTGCCAAGCTTGACTCCAGCAATAGAGGCCCACTGGACTTTGCATTCGAAAAAATTAACCACATCATTAATAACTGTCAGCTGTCATCTAGAATCAAGTTCAAGCTTATGGATCTTTGTGATTTGAGAGCAAACAGATGGGCAGATGCTAAGACAAATGCTGGCCCAAAGACTATTGCCGAAATTCACCAAGAGGCGGAGGCTAAGCGTTTACAAGAGGAAAGAGATGCCATCAGAAGGCGTAAAGCTGACCCAAGATCAGGCTCTTCGAGATCCAACAGCTCGAGATCCAATTCAAAATGGGGAAACAGCAATCAAATTTCCTCTAATGACATATCAAAAGTTGGTGTTGTGAGAAACTCATCGGAAAGATCTCTCGGACCTTTCAACAAGCAGAAAAGCAAGCTGTCCTCTTCTAAACTGAGCCAGCAGCAATTTACCACGGTGCCGTCTGCTGGTTCTGGTAACTCTTCTGGCGCCTCAAGCGGACAGAAAGGTGCGGGCACTCCTCCTGACGAGCCAAGAGAGGCATCCAGGAATATCTTTGCTGCTTTGGGCGACcatgaagacgaagacaGTGATAGAGAAGCAGAAGACCACGAACCAGAACCAGAGCATGAAGGAGCTGATATCTCTTCCGCACATCACGAAGGTATCTCTGCTGCGGCAGATCCGGAGTCACAAGCTTGA
- a CDS encoding 26S protease regulatory subunit 8: MATAASHEAGIKPFFKQKIQDFEIQVNDKTQNLRRLEAQRNALNAKVRALKDELKLLQEPGSYVGEVVKVMGKKKVLVKVHPEGKYVVNVANDIDIKKITPSLRVCLRSDTYELHQILPNKVDPLVSLMMVEKVPDSTYDMVGGLDKQIKEIKEVIELPVKHPELFESLGIAQPKGVILYGPPGTGKTLLARAVAHHTDCKFIRVSGSELVQKYIGEGSRMVRELFVMAREHAPSIIFMDEIDSIGSSRVESSSGGGDSEVQRTMLELLNQLDGFESSKDIKIIMATNRLDILDPALLRPGRIDRKIEFPPPTLNARTDILKIHSRSMNLTRGIDLMKIAEKMNGCSGAEIKGVCTEAGMYALRERRIHVTQEDFELAVAKVMNKNEEGAVSITKLFK, translated from the coding sequence ATGGCGACCGCAGCGTCACACGAAGCAGGCATCAAGCCATTTTTCAAACAGAAGATACAGGATTTTGAGATTCAAGTCAACGATAAGACGCAAAATCTGAGAAGACTGGAGGCACAAAGAAATGCATTGAACGCCAAAGTCAGAGCTCTAAAAGACGAGTTGAAGCTTTTACAAGAGCCGGGTTCCTATGTGGGGGAGGTTGTGAAGGTTATGGGAAAGAAGAAAGTTTTAGTGAAAGTTCACCCAGAGGGAAAGTATGTCGTGAACGTGGCGAATGACATCGatatcaagaagatcacCCCAAGTTTGCGGGTCTGTCTTAGAAGTGACACATATGAATTGCACCAAATTTTGCCTAACAAAGTGGACCCATTGGTCTCGCTCATGATGGTTGAAAAAGTTCCTGACTCCACCTACGACATGGTTGGCGGTCTTGACAAGCAGATCAAAGAAATCAAGGAGGTGATTGAGCTTCCGGTGAAGCACCCTGAATTATTTGAGAGTCTGGGTATCGCTCAGCCGAAGGGTGTGATCTTGTACGGACCACCGGGAACAGGAAAAACGTTGTTGGCAAGGGCGGTGGCTCACCACACAGACTGTAAATTCATTAGAGTCTCAGGATCGGAGCTAGTTCAGAAGTACATTGGTGAGGGATCAAGAATGGTTAGAGAATTGTTTGTGATGGCCAGGGAACACGCCCCTTCCATTATTTTcatggacgagatcgactcTATTGGATCCTCGAGAGTGGAGAGTTCTTCGGGTGGAGGCGACTCTGAAGTGCAAAGAACCATGTTGGAGCTGTTGAATCAGCTGGACGGTTTTGAATCGTCGAAAGACATTAAAATCATCATGGCTACCAACAGGTTGGACATTCTGGATCCTGCACTTCTAAGACCGGGAAGAATTGACAGAAAGATTGaatttccaccaccaacaTTGAACGCTAGAACCGATATTCTTAAGATTCACTCGAGGTCGATGAACTTGACAAGAGGAATCGATCTTATGAAAATCGCAGAGAAGATGAACGGCTGCTCTGGTGCTGAGATCAAAGGAGTTTGCACAGAGGCCGGAATGTACGCATTAAGGGAAAGAAGAATACACGTTACACAGGAAGACTTTGAACTTGCCGTTGCAAAAGTCATGAACAAGAATGAGGAAGGTGCCGTTTCTATTACGAAGCTATTTAAGTAA
- a CDS encoding Vacuolar protein sorting-associated protein 26: MSFIFKSPLDIELRLDGEDSRETVEQKGIKGRKEKLPLYKDGETVKGQVTIRTRDNKRVEHTGIKIQLLGTIETNNDGLVTDNFLSMAHELASPGELRHPETFPFEFRNVEKQYESYRGINVRLRYYLKVTVSRKSADVIREKELWVYQYQDPQSADSESVVPTSSVKMDVGIEDCLHIEFEYSKNKYSLKDVIVGRIYFLLVRLKIKHMELSLIRRESCGAPPNQLNESETVVKFEIMDGAPVRGETIPIRLFLGGFDLTPTYRDVNKKFSTRTFLSLVLIDEDARRYFKQSEIILYREKNE; this comes from the coding sequence ATGTCTTTTATATTCAAGTCGCCGCTGGACATAGAGCTTCGTCTTGACGGAGAGGACTCGCGTGAGACAGTGGAACAGAAAGGCATCAAGGGACGCAAGGAGAAGCTCCCATTGTACAAGGACGGCGAGACCGTTAAGGGCCAGGTGACCATAAGAACCAGAGACAACAAAAGGGTGGAGCACACAGGAATCAAAATTCAGCTTTTAGGCACGATAGAAACCAACAATGATGGCCTGGTGACCGACAATTTCCTGTCAATGGCGCACGAGCTTGCCAGTCCCGGGGAACTGAGGCATCCAGAGACCTTTCCGTTCGAGTTCAGAAACGTCGAGAAACAGTACGAAAGTTACCGCGGCATCAATGTGCGTTTGCGGTACTATCTCAAAGTGACCGTTTCGCGCAAGTCAGCAGATGTGATcagagagaaagagctcTGGGTGTACCAGTACCAGGACCCCCAGAGCGCAGATTCCGAGAGCGTGGTGCCCACAAGCTCGGTGAAAATGGATGTGGGGATTGAGGATTGTTTGCATATTGAGTTTGAGTACTCGAAGAATAAATACTCCCTGAAAGACGTGATTGTGGGAAGAATATACTTTCTGCTAGTGCggctcaaaatcaagcacATGGAGCTCTCGCTCATACGAAGAGAGTCGTGCGGAGCGCCTCCGAACCAACTGAATGAGAGCGAGACCGTTGTCAAGTTTGAAATTATGGATGGGGCGCCCGTCAGAGGAGAGACGATTCCAATAAGATTGTTCCTGGGTGGATTCGACCTGACGCCGACGTATAGAGACGTCAACAAGAAATTTTCCACGAGAACGTTCCTCAGCCTGGTCTTGATAGACGAGGATGCTCGTCGGTACTTTAAACAGAGCGAAATCATACTGTATAGGGAAAAGAACGAATAG